One region of Terriglobia bacterium genomic DNA includes:
- a CDS encoding sodium:solute symporter family protein, whose amino-acid sequence MISLRPVDLAIIIIYFVAVLGIGFYLKGYAKRGEDFFVAGREMTAWVAGLAFISANLGSLELLGWAGNAYQYGILAAHWYWVGAIPAMLFLAIVMMPFYYICKTHSVPGYLELRYGHATSGLSAVTFAVMTILMSGVNMYAMAVVMQVILGWNIHFSIWVSSLTVGIYVALGGLFSAIFNEVIQFFLIWLGALLIPILGLVESGGWSGMVAKIHQNFPGQDFTHLWTPMTNPSQNPMGVQWVAIVFGLGAVLSMGYWTTDFLVVQRVIAAKDIRAAKTAPIIGAFFKMAVPFIVILPGLLGLAVLPFHLYPTNMAAPGQHTYDQVLPLMMARYLGPGLLGLGITALIAGFMSGMAGNISAFATVWTYDLYRPFIRKGATDQHYVAMGRWCTIIGLLVSIGAAYVVTRFGSLMDYVQALFSFFIAPLFGTVLIGMLWKRATKKAGFWGLLAGVVSSVTMFSLMRNHPGRVAWFTFYSKSAPLAQAMWQALWAWVACVIVTVIISLLTTPTPAGELQGLVYGETEIPSEGHLPLYQRPIFWCGVCFAVFLVLQWIFR is encoded by the coding sequence ATGATCAGCCTCAGGCCGGTCGATCTGGCCATCATCATCATTTATTTCGTTGCGGTACTGGGAATCGGATTCTACCTGAAGGGCTACGCCAAGCGCGGCGAGGACTTTTTCGTGGCTGGCCGCGAGATGACAGCCTGGGTGGCCGGACTTGCCTTCATCTCCGCCAACCTTGGATCGCTCGAATTACTGGGCTGGGCCGGCAATGCCTACCAGTATGGCATTCTGGCGGCGCACTGGTACTGGGTGGGCGCGATTCCCGCCATGCTGTTTCTCGCCATCGTCATGATGCCCTTTTATTACATCTGCAAGACGCACTCCGTACCGGGTTATCTGGAGTTGCGGTATGGCCATGCTACAAGCGGGCTCAGCGCCGTGACCTTTGCCGTGATGACCATTTTGATGTCCGGCGTCAATATGTATGCGATGGCGGTGGTGATGCAGGTGATCCTGGGCTGGAACATTCATTTCAGCATCTGGGTTTCTTCTCTGACCGTGGGCATTTACGTTGCGCTGGGCGGGCTGTTTTCGGCCATTTTCAATGAGGTCATCCAGTTCTTCCTCATCTGGCTGGGCGCTCTGTTGATTCCCATCCTGGGACTGGTGGAAAGCGGCGGCTGGTCCGGCATGGTGGCAAAAATCCATCAGAACTTCCCCGGACAGGATTTCACTCATTTGTGGACGCCGATGACCAACCCATCGCAGAACCCCATGGGCGTGCAATGGGTGGCAATCGTTTTTGGCCTCGGGGCGGTGCTCTCGATGGGCTATTGGACGACGGATTTTCTGGTGGTGCAGCGCGTGATCGCCGCCAAAGACATCCGCGCAGCGAAAACCGCGCCCATCATCGGCGCATTCTTCAAGATGGCAGTCCCGTTCATTGTAATCCTGCCTGGATTGCTGGGCCTGGCGGTGCTGCCTTTCCACCTCTATCCCACCAACATGGCAGCGCCCGGACAACACACCTATGACCAGGTCCTGCCGCTGATGATGGCTCGCTATCTCGGCCCCGGTTTGCTGGGCCTGGGAATCACGGCGCTGATAGCCGGGTTTATGTCCGGAATGGCGGGGAACATCAGCGCCTTCGCCACCGTCTGGACCTACGATCTCTACCGGCCATTCATCAGGAAGGGCGCCACCGACCAGCACTACGTGGCCATGGGACGCTGGTGTACGATCATCGGGCTGCTGGTGAGTATTGGCGCCGCGTATGTCGTCACGCGGTTCGGCAGCCTGATGGATTATGTTCAGGCGTTGTTCAGCTTTTTCATCGCGCCGCTGTTTGGCACCGTCCTCATCGGCATGTTATGGAAGCGCGCCACGAAAAAGGCTGGGTTTTGGGGCTTGCTGGCGGGCGTGGTCTCGTCTGTCACCATGTTTTCGCTGATGCGCAACCATCCCGGCCGCGTCGCCTGGTTCACGTTTTATTCAAAGTCGGCGCCGCTGGCGCAGGCGATGTGGCAGGCTCTGTGGGCCTGGGTGGCCTGCGTTATCGTCACGGTCATCATCAGCCTGTTAACCACGCCCACGCCCGCTGGGGAATTGCAGGGCCTCGTTTACGGCGAAACTGAAATCCCCAGCGAAGGGCATCTGCCGCTCTATCAGCGGCCGATCTTCTGGTGCGGAGTGTGCTTCGCGGTGTTCCTGGTGCTGCAATGGATCTTCCGGTAG